A section of the Capra hircus breed San Clemente chromosome 23, ASM170441v1, whole genome shotgun sequence genome encodes:
- the LOC102189577 gene encoding olfactory receptor 5V1-like: MKRENQTVVFEFIILGFSNLNELKFLLFTIFLVAYICTLGGNTFIILVTMTDPCLHTPMYFFLENLAFLDICYTTTNVPQMMVHLLSQRKSISYLGCVVQLFAFIFFVGSESLLLAAMAYDRYIAICKPLRYSIIMNRVLYSWLAASCWTGGFLNSVVHTVLTFRLPFCGNNEINYFFCDIPPLLILSCGDTSVNELTLLSIGVFIGWTPFLCIILSYLYIISTILRIRSSEGRQKAFSTCASHLIIVLLYYGSSIFTYVRPISAYSLEKDRLISVLYSVVTPMLNPIIYSLRNKDIKEAAKVCGEKVAGFKLPLFCCVNFLRK; encoded by the coding sequence atgaaaagagaaaaccaaacagTTGTATTTGAGTTTATCATCTTGGGATTCTCCAACttaaatgagttaaaatttttacttttcactatTTTCCTGGTAGCATATATCTGTACTTTGGGAGGAAATACCTTCATAATTTTGGTGACCATGACTGATCCATGCCTCCACACTcccatgtatttttttctggaaaacttAGCTTTTCTTGACATCTGCTACACCACCACCAATGTCCCCCAGATGATGGTACATCTACTATCACAGAGAAAAAGCATTTCTTATTTGGGTTGTGTAGTGcaactttttgcatttattttttttgttgggtCAGAGTCCCTGCTTCTGGCAGCCATGGCATATGATCGCTACATTGCAATCTGTAAGCCCTTAAGGTATTCGATTATTATGAACAGAGTCCTGTATAGCTGGTTAGCAGCCTCCTGCTGGACTGGTGGTTTCCTCAACTCAGTGGTGCACACAGTACTGACATTCCGTCTGCCCTTCTGTGGCAACAACGAGATTAATTATTTCTTCTGTGACATCCCCCCTTTGCTGATCTTGTCTTGCGGGGACACTTCTGTCAATGAGTTGACCCTACTCTCCATTGGGGTCTTCATAGGCTGGACTCCTTTTTTGTGTATCATACTTTCCTACCTTTatattatttctaccattttaagAATCAGGTCTTCTGAAGGGAGGCAAAAGGCCTTTTCTACCTGTGCCTCCCACCTGATCATTGTCCTTCTCTATTATGGCAGCTCCATCTTCACATATGTACGACCCATATCAGCGtattcactggagaaggacagaCTGATCTCAGTATTGTACAGTGTTGTCACTCCCATGTTAAACCCTATTATCTACTCTTTGAGAAATAAGGATATTAAAGAGGCTGCAAAAGTTTGTGGGGAGAAAGTGGCAGGCTTCAAGCTCCCTCTCTTTTGCTGTGtaaattttctaagaaaatga
- the LOC102188213 gene encoding olfactory receptor 5V1: MEGKNQTALSEFIILGFSDLNELQFLLFTIFFLTYVCTLGGNVFIILVSVLDPRLHTPMYYFLGNLAFLDICYTTTNVPQMMVHLLSERKSISYGRCMAQLFAFIFFVGSECLLLAAMAYDRYIAICKPLRYSVIMNRVLYSRLAASCWTGGFLNSVVHTVLTFHLPFCGNNEINYFFCDIPPLLILSCGDTSVNELALLSIGVFIGWTPFLCIVLSYLYIISSILRIRSSEGRQKAFSTCASHLVIVLLYYGSAIFTYVRPISTYLLEKDRLISVLYSVVTPMLNPVIYTLRNKDIKEAVKVVGRKWQPPILSFDI, translated from the coding sequence ATGGAAGGAAAGAATCAAACAGCTCTGTCTGAATTTATAATTTTGGGATTCTCCGACCTAAATGAACTGCAGTTTTTGCTATTCACcatcttctttctgacttatgtcTGTACTTTAGGAGGAAATGTATTCATTATCTTGGTGTCTGTGCTTGATCCACGTCTACATACAcccatgtattattttttagggaATTTGGCTTTTCTTGACATCTGCTACACCACAACCAATGTTCCCCAGATGATGGTCCATCTGCTGTCAGAGAGGAAGAGCATTTCCTATGGCAGATGTATGGCTCAactttttgccttcattttctttGTAGGATCAGAGTGTCTCCTCCTGGCAGCTATGGCATATGATCGCTACATTGCAATCTGTAAGCCCTTAAGGTATTCGGTTATTATGAACAGGGTCCTGTATAGCCGGTTAGCAGCCTCCTGCTGGACTGGTGGTTTCCTCAACTCAGTGGTGCACACAGTACTGACATTTCACCTGCCTTTCTGTGGCAACAACGAGATTAATTACTTTTTCTGTGACATCCCCCCTTTGCTGATCTTGTCTTGCGGGGACACTTCTGTCAATGAGCTGGCCCTGCTCTCCATTGGGGTCTTCATTGGTTGGACTCCCTTCTTGTGTATTGTCCTTTCCTACCTCTACATTATCTCCTCCATCTTGAGGATCCGCTCCTCAGAGGGGAGGCAAAAGGCCTTTTCTACCTGTGCCTCCCACCTGGTCATTGTTCTGCTCTATTACGGCAGTGCCATCTTCACATATGTGCGGCCCATCTCAACTTACTTACTGGAGAAAGACAGACTAATCTCAGTATTGTATAGCGTTGTCACCCCCATGCTAAACCCTGTAATTTACACATTGAGGAATAAGGATATTAAAGAGGCTGTGAAAGTTGTGGGGAGAAAGTGGCAGCCACCAATACTCTCTTTTGATATATAA